A window of the Lolium perenne isolate Kyuss_39 chromosome 7, Kyuss_2.0, whole genome shotgun sequence genome harbors these coding sequences:
- the LOC127316790 gene encoding 3-hydroxy-3-methylglutaryl-coenzyme A reductase 3 gives MDVRRRMAPPPAVGVPHRKPAGAPRALQAGDALPLPIRHTNLIFSALFAVSLAYLMRRWRAKIRSSIPFHVVSLTEILATFVLVASLIYLLSFFGIAFVQSIVSSTDEDEDFLVASSSSSTTAKPPAPAPPAQCGLLGSADAVSDKMPEEDEEIVAGVVAGKIPSYVLETKLGDCRRAAGLRREALRRITGRQIEGLPLDGFDYASILGQCCELPVGYVQLPVGIAGPLLLDGQRFYVPMATTEGCLVASTNRGCKAIAESGGASSVVLRDAMTRAPVARFPTARQAAHLKAFLEDPANFDTLSVVFNRSSRFGRLQTVQCAMAGRNIYMRFSCSTGDAMGMNMISKGVQNVLDYLQDDFPDMDVISISGNFCSDKKSAAVNWIEGRGKSVVCEAVIKEEIVRKVLKTNVQSLVELNVIKNLAGSAVAGALGGFNAHASNIVSAIFIATGQDPAQNVESSQCITMLEAINDGRDLHISVTMPSIEVGTVGGGTQLASQSACLDLLGVKGANRESPGTNARILATVVAGGVLAGELSLLSALAAGQLVKSHMKYNRSSRDMSKAASLSLTP, from the exons ATGGACGTACGGCGGAGGatggcgccgccgccggccgtgggcgtgCCCCACCGCAAGCCAGCTGGCGCGCCGAGGGCGCTGCAGGCCGGCGACGCGCTGCCGCTGCCAATCCGGCACACGAACCTCATATTCTCGGCGCTCTTCGCCGTGTCGCTGGCCTACCTGATGCGCCGGTGGCGCGCCAAGATCCGCTCCTCCATCCCGTTCCACGTCGTCAGCCTCACCGAGATCCTCGCCACATTCGTCCTCGTCGCCTCGCTCATCTACCTCCTCAGCTTCTTCGGCATCGCCTTCGTCCAGTCCATCGTCTCCTCCACCGACGAAGACGAGGACTTCCTCGtcgcatcctcctcctcctccaccaccgccaAGCCCCCGGCCCCGGCGCCGCCCGCCCAGTGCGGCCTCCTCGGGAGCGCCGACGCGGTGTCCGACAAAAtgccggaggaggacgaggagatcGTGGCCGGCGTCGTCGCCGGGAAGATACCGTCCTACGTGCTCGAGACCAAGCTCGGCGACTGCCGCCGCGCCGCGGGGCTCCGGCGCGAGGCCCTGCGCCGGATCACGGGCAGGCAGATCGAGGGGCTCCCGCTCGACGGCTTCGACTACGCGTCCATCCTCGGGCAGTGCTGCGAGCTGCCCGTGGGGTACGTCCAGCTCCCCGTGGGCATCGCCGGGCCGCTGCTGCTCGACGGCCAGCGCTTCTACGTGCCCATGGCCACCACCGAGGGCTGCCTCGTCGCCAGCACCAACCGCGGCTGCAAGGCCATCGCCGAGTCCGGCGGCGCCTCCAGCGTCGTGCTCCGGGACGCCATGACGCGCGCGCCCGTCGCCCGCTTCCCCACCGCGCGCCAAGCTGCACACCTCAAGGCCTTCTTGGAGGACCCTGCAAACTTCGACACGCTCTCCGTCGTCTTCAATAG GTCGAGCAGATTTGGGAGGCTGCAGACTGTGCAGTGCGCGATGGCAGGGAGGAACATTTACATGAGATTCAGCTGCAGCACAGGGGATGCCATGGGGATGAACATGATCTCCAAGGGCGTGCAGAACGTGCTGGACTACCTCCAGGATGACTTCCCTGACATGGATGTCATTAGCATATCAG GTAACTTTTGTTCAGACAAGAAGTCAGCCGCTGTGAACTGGATCGAGGGGCGTGGTAAATCTGTGGTTTGTGAGGCAGTGATCAAGGAGGAGATTGTGAGAAAGGTTCTGAAGACCAATGTGCAGTCACTGGTAGAACTAAATGTGATCAAGAATCTCGCGGGCTCAGCTGTTGCTGGAGCTCTTGGGGGTTTCAATGCCCACGCAAGCAATATTGTATCAGCCATCTTCATAGCCACCGGCCAGGATCCTGCACAAAATGTGGAAAGTTCTCAGTGCATCACAATGTTGGAAGCTATAAATGACGGCAGAGATCTTCACATATCAGTCACTATGCCATCTATTGAG GTGGGCACAGTTGGCGGTGGGACTCAGCTGGCGTCGCAGTCCGCATGCCTGGACCTGCTGGGCGTGAAAGGCGCCAACAGAGAATCCCCGGGAACGAACGCGCGGATCCTGGCCACCGTGGTGGCAGGCGGGGTTCTCGCCGGGGAGCTGTCCCTCCTGTCGGCCCTTGCCGCCGGCCAGCTCGTCAAGAGCCACATGAAGTACAACAGGTCCAGCAGAGACATGTCCAAGGCTGCATCGCTGAGCTTAACTCCCTGA